CCGGTTCGTGTGTGCGCCAAGAGCATCCGGTGGGTGCCGAACATCGCCGAGGAGACCTCGCGGATGTAGCGCGGCGCGGGGACGTACGGGGTGTGGGCATCCATGTAGTGAATCCACAGGAAGAACGGTTCGTCGGCGTCGGCGACGAACGAAGTCGCCGCCCGCTCAGCGTCGAGCATGCGCGAAGCGTCCAGAAACGGGAGGTCGTCCTCGTCCCGTCTCAGTCGCGCCGCCAGTCGGCGAAACGGCGACGCGGCGAGTTGGAGCCACCCCTCGACCGTCGGGTGGGCAGCGAGATACTGGCCGTAGAGGCTCGACCCGATGTCGGCGACGAACGGTTCGAACTCGTCGAAGCCCTCGTCGTAGCCCCAGTGCTCGGTGAGAAAGCCGTTGGCAGCGTTGAAGCCACCGGTGGCGACGTCGGCCGACGAGAGCGTATCGGCGAGCGTCGGCGACTCGGTCACGCCGATGTGACCCGTATCCGCGAACGTCGGTCGGGAGGCGAGTAGTCCGGGAAAGGAGAAGGGTGTCCAGTTGCCGGTCGCGAACGCGTGCTCGAATACCGTCCCCTCGTCGGCCAGTTCCTGCAGTACGGGCGTGTGCCGCTCGCCATCGTACGGACTGACCGCATCCGCGCGAAGCGAGTCGACCGTCACGAGTACCACGTTGGAGATGTCGGCGTCTGTCGTCATGGGTTTCGAGCCGTATTGCCGCAGACTGACGCCCGTCTGACCCCCACCCGACCGCCGTTTCCACCGACGCTATCGACGAGGCGGTCCAGTCAGTGTCGAAGGCGTGGACGCCAGTAACGTCCCTCCTACGCAGGTCACCCCCGTCACAGTTTCGGTTTCGACGAATGGTGTGAAACGGGCACGCTCGGGCGCGAAAACGGCGATCTAATCGGTTCGGAGTCGCTCGCTATCGGGCAGACGCGCGCTCGGCGACGCGACGACGTCCAGTCCCGGACTGTAGTAGCGAATCGGCTCACCCTCCGGGCGAGCGAAGCCGTTCGCGCGAAAGAGCGTCTCGGTTTCGACCGTCGCGTCGGCCGGATACAGCGTCCACGAGTCGTGGTCGACGTCGGTGTACCGAACCGTGCCGTCGGGCGCTTCAGTGTAGAACCGGTAGCGCTCGACGAGGAACTCGGCTAACGGGTCGTCGGCCGACGAGAACGGTTCGCCGGTCGGTCGGTACGTCGCGCGGTAGTGGGCGGGTCTGTCGCCGGGATGGAGTCGCCGACTCCGGAATCGGACGCAGTCGTCGTCCAGTTCGAGTGAGATCCGGGCGTAGTAGTACGGGAGGTGGTGGAACGCGCGCGCGCCGAGAACACTCAGAACCCCCTGCGCGTCGAGGCTGAAGAAGTACACCGCGGGTTCGCCGTCGCGGGTGACGTACGTCCGAAGGTTCAGTTCGGGAAGCGGCAGACCCGCCCATCGAGGCAGCCCCTTCGGCCGGACGTTCACGTTGGTGAACGGCACCACCGAGAGCCACCCGGAGCCGTCGTGTTCGTCGACGGCGAGCGACTCGGGAAGATGATCGGCGAGGCGGGCGGGGTCGACGCGCCAGTTTTCGAACAGCAGATGCCGCCACCCCATCGCTAGCAGGAGTACCATACTCGTGGGTTGGTCTCGACTGCAGTAAATTTCGCCGGTGTAGACCGGTTTCCGCCGGCGTCGACCGATTTCCGGTACAATCGGCCGGTTTCCACCGCCGTCAACTGCTTTCCGCCACCTTCGACGACGTTGCACCGTCGCCTCTATCGCTCACGATCGTACCGTCGCCCCTATCGCTCACGACTTCGAGAGTAGAATTACGTCCGACGGACGTCGGCACGAACCGTCGAAATTCGGGCAACTATCGCCTCGTTTTACTAAGTTCAACAAAAGTAATCCGCAGTAAAATATTTACGTCTCGTGTGGAACTGTCTGTCGTGATACAACATAACAGACGGACATTTTTGAAGCTCACCAGCACAGCACTCGGCGGCCTCGCGCTCGGCGCGGGTACCGCGGCGGGCGCGACGGGGGCGGACGAGCGGTTCCTCGTCGACTTGCGCGAGGTCTCCGCATCCGAGATCCCGGACGACGTCGAAATCATCCACGACCTGTCAGCGGTCGACCTGCTGGTCGCCCGCGGTGACGCGGCCGCCGTCGGCGGTGCGGCGGCGACGACGCCGGACGTGACCGTGTATCAGGCCAACGGGGGCGTCGCGGCCGAGAAAACGGGACCGAAAGCCAGCGGCGACGGCGCGAGCCACAACCACGACGGACCGGCGACGAACACCGAACTCCAGTGGGACAAGCGGGTCCAGAACGTCAGTGACCTGACCGACAAGCCGGGTGATGGCACGCCCATCCACGACGTGACGAAGGGTGCAGGTACGCGCGTCGCCGTCGTTGACTCCGGCGTCTACAACGTCCATCCCGACCTCGTGGACGTGGTGAACGAAGAGCTGTCGGCGAACTTCACGACCGACGGCTTGGACTTCCGTCCGAACGGCGCGGGCAGCCACGGGACGCACGTCGCCGGCATCGTCGCGGCGACGAACAGCAACGACGGTCCCGCCGGCGGCGTCCTCGGCACCGCGCCGGAGACCGAACTGCTCTCGCTGCGCGTCTTCTCGGGCGTCGAGGGCGCGACCGGCGACACGCTCGCTGCGCTCGTCTACGCTGCCGAGCAGGGCTGCGACGCCGCCAACATCAGCCTCGGCTACCCGTACCCATACGTCGACCCCGAGGAGTTCCCGGTACTTCTCGCCATCCGAGAGGCCTACAGACGCGTCGCCGAGTACGCCCGCTCGCAGGAGATGGTCATCGTCAACTCCGCCGGAAACGACGGACTCGACATGGACGCCGAGGGCATCCTGAGCCTGCCGACCGAGGTGGAGGGTATCTTCGGCGTCTCCGCCACCGGTCCCATCGGCTACGGCTGGGGCGACAAACACGACGACAACGAGGAGAAGTGGCTCACCGGCGATCGACTCGAAGAGGAGACGACGGACCCCGCCTTCTACACGAACTACGGCAGCGCCGTCGACGTCTCCGCCGCCGGCGGCGACGCCGACCTCGACGCGCTGAACGGCGGCGTCAAGGGCGCAGAGCGAGACCTTGTCTTCTCGACGGTCAATATCGTCGAGGAGGACGGCTCCGTCGTTTCCGGCTACGGCTGGAAGGCCGGCACGTCGATGGCCGCACCGCAGGTTTCGGCCGCGGTCGCGCTCGTCCGTTCGCTGCGCCCCGACGCCAGCGCCGAGGAGGTCGAGTCGCTCATCATGGAGACAGCGAGCAGCGCCGAGGGCGGCGAAACCTACCACGGGGCGGGCCACCTCGACCTGAAGCGGTTGGTGAAAGCGGCGGAGTAATCGGGAACGGCGTAGATTCGTCGCTCTCAGTCGATCCGAACGTCCGAAGCTGTTTCGAGCTGCTCGACGCGTCTCTCGAGTTCCTCGACGCGCTGCTGCAGACTCGGCCTCTCCTCGTCTTCGATGACCGTCTTTTCGAGCCGCCTCACCCGATTGACCAGCCCGCTGGGCGGCCGCTCGGACTGCTCCGAGGGAACGCCGGCAAAGTCCTCCGCCTCTGAGCCCAGCACGTGCCGTTCGAGCGTCTGCACCCGTCGCTCCAGTCGGTCTACGTCGCTCATCGTACCCCGTGTACGGCTTCACGCCACATGTACTCTGAGGTGCGTCGGAACAACGGTGATTCTGTCTCCGATCCTCAGCACCCGTCGATCCTACGGGTGATACTGTACGTATAGACGTACTCTACATCGAGACGCACTCTAATCCCTTCGAGAGTGTCAAAATCGCCTGTAACGGAATCTAAGATGCTTTCTCGGGTACCGATACTATGTTCGACCCGAAATCGAGTCGGCGGCGGTTCGTTCAGACCACAGCGGCCGGCGTCTGCGGCTCGGCAGTCGTCGGAACCCACACCAGAACGGCAAACTCGCAGCAGCAACCGAGTCCCGTCTCGAACGTCACCGAGGCTCAGGCCGCGACGGTGCGAATTCAGGCGCAGGGTACGTACACCTACCCCGACGAGAACCTCTCCGCACAGACGGCGGAGTCCGTTGGGGGTGGAACCGGCTTCTTCGTCGACCCGTCCGGCATCGCAGTCACGAACAACCACGTCGTCACGGGCGCCGGATCTCTCGTCGTCTTCGTGGGAGGAGACGACAGCCGGCAGGAGAGCGCGCGCGTACTCGGGGTGTCGGAGTGTAGTGATTTAGCCGTCATCGAAGTGTCGGGCGGTGGATATCCGTACTTCGAGTGGTTCGACGGGCGTGTCTCGCCCGGCCTGCCTGTAAGTGCTGTCGGCTACCCGGTCGGTCCGGACGGAACGCAGCAGTACCAGTTCTCGGAGGGGAGTATCGCCTCGGAGGCGAGACCGCTCTCGACGACCTGGGCGTCGGTCGACGAGATGATTCAACACAGCGCGGTCATCCGACCCGGAAGCTCTGGCGGTCCCCTGCTTCACGGCCGGACTGCGCGAGTTGTCGGCGTGAACTACGCCGGGTCGACGGAACTCGATACCTACCTCGCTATCAGTTCGGCGTCGGCGCGCGGAATAACTGCACAGCTCCGAACCGGCCGAGATGTCGAGTCCATCGGCGTGAATGGCCTGGCCGTTCTCAATCAGGAGGGCTCCATCTCGGGGGTGTGGGCCGTCGGCGTCGAACCCGGCGGTCCGGCGAGCGACGCCGGCGTCCAGGCGGGCGACATACTCACGCAACTGCAAGGTGTGAGTCTCGGTCTCGACGGGACGATGAGCAGTTACTGTCAGGTGCTGCGAAGTCACACGCCCGGCGACGTCATGTCGGTGCAGGTGCTTCGCTACGAGACCGGCGAACTGCTAGCGGGCGAGCTGAACGGCCGGCCGCTCGAACCCATCGCCGGATCGAGTCCGGGCGACGACTCCGCGAACCTCACCTCGGGCGATGGCTACAGCGGGTACGAGGACATCGTCGACGCCACGGGCGCTATCGCGGTCACCGTGCCGACGGAGTGGGCGGACAGGGACCTCCGACCGCTCGAAGTCGGGCCGAGCATCACAGCGTCGACGGACGTCCAGTCATTCAATCAGACGTTCGACGTGCCCGGCGTGTTCTTCGTCGCGTCCAGCGGACTCGGAACCGACCCAGCGGGGATTCTCCAGCAGTTAGCCGTTCAAGGCTGTACCTCGGAGCAACCGCAATCGTACGACGACGGCTACTACACCGGCCTCTCTCAGATCCAGAGGAGTTGCGGCGGCGGAGAGACGGTGCTCGCGAACATCGGTGCCACCTCGCCGGACGACTCCTACGGCGTCGGCGTCCAGGTACAGATCGTCGAAGAACGCGATTTCGAGGCGCTCGACACGATTATATTGTCGTTCCGAGCGATAGACGAGGCGAAAGTACCGTAGGTCCCGGTTCGTCACTCGCTCTGCGGGGGTCGTCGAGTGGCGACCGGGGAGTGCTACCGACCGCTGCCGTCAGTCGATGCGGCTGTCTCCGCTCCGTTCGGACTCGGCGGTCAGTTCCTCGATACGCCGTTCGAGTTCCTCGACGCGCTGCTCTAAACTCGACGACTCCTCGTCTTCGACGACCGTCTTTTCGAGTCGGTCCACCCGATGGACGAGCCCGCTGAGCGGCCACTCCGTTCGCTCCGAAGGAACGCCGCCGAACTCCTCCGCCTCCGCGCCCAGAACGTGGCGTTCGAGCGTATGTACTCGTCGTTTCAGTCGGTCTACGTCGCTCATCGTCTGAAACCGTACGGCCCTCGGTAGGATGTTTCCTCAGATACGCCAGTCGACCGGCCACTTCCTCGATCGACACGTCGTCATCGTCCGGTGAGTTCGCCGCGCGAACCGTTCACGATCGTTCCTCGCCCAACTGTCGATGAGTGAGTCGAGATAATTACTCCAATCATATGCGATACGAAGAGTTTAAAACAGAAAACAAGATTAAATTCTCAAAAATGTCGAACGAATCGGACGCAGGGAGCGACTCCGGAGCGTCGACGGGGGCGTTCGCCGTCGAGACAGCCGAGGCGAACCGGTCGCGAACGGCGGGAACGTCGAACGCGCGCTCGACAGAGCGGTTCACGCGTCCGCGGCGCGGTACGACGGCGAATACGCGTGGGACGAACGTGCCGCGGCCGTCGACGCGTTCAACGAGACGTTCGACGGTTACGTCGACGGAATCGAGTCGTCGCGGGTCGAACGCGGCGTCGTCTACTGGGTGACCGCGAACGCGACGGCGGGGACGCAGTGGGCGGAGACGAACTGTCCGCGCGGACCGAACCGCGAGTTCGGCCCCTGCGAGTCTGTCGGCGACATCGTCGTTCAGGAGCGAGCGGGAGACGCTGTCGTCGTCGCGGTGAGTCTGGATGTCCGAGTGACGACGGACTGCGGCCGAATCGAGATGACGCGCGTGGTGACGGTCTGAGACGGTGACGACCGAAATAGACTGAGGAGGTGAAGGGGGCTGTAGGGCCGCTGAGCGCCCCGATAATGTCTCATTTTCGACCAAATTGTCACGCGAAGCGACCGGATAACGGCTTCGACAACGGGGTAGCCACGAACAGCTCGATTCGTCAGTTACACCGGCTAACGGGGGGACGATTCGACTACACTGCTGGTCGTTCCGCACAACGGAAGTTACCGTTCGACCATCTTCGAGGCTAATATTGTTCTCTTGAAGATGACACGGAAAACAGACCGACTCTCGTGAAAGTTTCAACTAAAAATCAGGTATTTCGGGGAACTGCCGTAAAATGGCTCAATAGCTATGGACACCATAACAAGATAGTTGTCCTCTATCCAACACTTGGGGGTTTCACAGATGGATGGGAGTTATATCGAAGACAATCACTCAGAGACGGTTACAGTGTCTCCGCGCGGAGCGTACGCGCTCGGAGTGGTGATGGGAGAGAGCGAGGAGCGGCATCTTCTCCGTATTCTCGCCCATGCGGTACAGCAGGGTTGTCCACTGTTCTCGGTCCGACGTGACGGATCGATACTGCACGCTATTGGGTCCGACGACGACCCGATAGAGGTTCATCTGCAGACGGGATCACCCGTTGCCGACGCGGAGACGGCACGAGAGACACTCGTCGAACTCGCTCGGACGTACGGACTGCGCGGACTCGTCGTTCAGACGGACCCGACGATGCGAATCGACTTCGACGCAAGTTTCGACGCGCTCGAAGCAGGAGACGAGTTCGTCGTCGAAGCGCAGGCGGCGGAGGCCGAAACCCTCGAAGCGCCGGTCGTCGTCGGCATCCCGGCCTACAACGAGGAACACGCCGTCGGTTCGATCGTCGCCGAAGCGAGGGAGTACGCCGACATCGTCGTCGTCGTCGACGACGGAAGCGTCGACGAAACCGCAGAACGAGCCGCCGAGGCCGGTGCCGTCGTCGTCGAGCATCCGGAGAACCGCGGCTACGGCGCGGCGCTCCGGACGCTGTTCGAGGAGGGCAAGCGGCGGAACGCGTCGAGTCTCGTCGTGCTTGACGCGGACGGCCAACACAGTCCGTGCGACATCAAGCGACTGCTCCGACAGCAGGAGGAGTGCGGTGCCGACATCGTCATCGGGAGTCGCTTCACCGGTACCGTCGAGAGCGACATCCCGCTGTACCGACGGTTCGGTATCTGGGTCATCAACGTCCTCACCAACGTCGGACTCGGAGGGTTTCGTAAAGAAAACCGTATCAGCGACACGCAGAGCGGGTTCCGAGCGTACGGCGCGAAGGCGTTGCAGACGCTCGCCGACGACGAGACGCTCGGGTCGAACATGCGAGCGAGCACGGACATCCTGTTTCACGCCCGCGAGCAGGGCCACCGAATCGACGAGGTGGGCGTTCGCGTCCGATACGACCTCGAAGACACGTACACGGAGAACCCAATCTCACACGGCTACTCGGTCGTTCGCGGGGTCCTTCCTCTCATCGAACGGGAGCGACCGCTGACCACCGTCGGCGTCCCCGGGTTCGTCAGCACGTTCGTCGGACTGAGTCTCGGCTTCTGGTCGGTGTTCGAGTACGGCCAGTCGGGTCAGTTCCCGATAGAGGTCGTCTTCGTCTCACTAGTGTTGCTCCTCGTCGGCTTCGTCGGCGGCGTCGTCGCCATCGTTCACCAGTCGCTGCGGGAGGCCGAGATTAGATGAGCCGCGAAAACGCAGGAGACGCCGAAAAAAGGAGCGACTGGCGGTCGAGGGCGGGTCGTCTCCGAAGGCGGTTCGCCGTCGCCGTGAGGTCGATTTCGGCGACGAACGTCGTCATCGCCGCGGCGCTCGTGTTCTCGGTCGGGACGGTCGCTTACAGCGTCGGCACGGACGCGCAGGGCGACCAGTACACCGAACTGTACGTCCTCAACGACAGCGCGGACGGTCAATCGATGGCCTCGACGTACCCGGACGAACTCGTCGTCGGCGAACCGACTCGGCTGCTCGCCGGGGTCGAAAACCACGAAGGAACGACGCAACCGTACACACTCGTCGTCCAGCTCCAGCGGGTCGACGCCGGGTCCGATTCGGCGTCGGAACCCGTCGTGAGCGAGACACAGCTCGTCGGCCAGTTCGACCGGAGCGTCGATCCGGGCGAGCGGTGGCAGATTTCGCACCGCGTCGTTCCGGACCAACGCGTCAGCGGTGAGAGAGTCAGGCTCACGTACCTCCTCTACCGCGGTGACGCGCCGCAACAGCCGACCGTCGAGAACGCATACCGGGCGGCTCACATCTGGGTGAGTGTTTCCGATGACTGACGGCCGGCATCTCGACGACCTGCCGCCCCCACGGCGAACCAACCCACCGCGACAACGTCACCAGCGAGAGGGGTCGAACGCGCCCGAAACCCGGAAAGTCGGTGAAAGGTGTCAATCTCAACGATACGAACGCACGAGATGATAGTACGCTGATAAAATTACAGAACTATATTATAGGTTTACTGATGAACATACACGCTCACCCGACGAACATCCTCAGTTTCGATGTCGAGCACTGGCACTCCGCGACGCTCCTCGACGGGACCGTCGACAGCCCGGTCGACCGCATCGAGACCTCGACCCAAATCGTCCTCGACGTACTCAGACGGTACGACGTCCGTGCAACCTTCTTCATCGTCGGCAAAGTCGCCGAACAGTATCCGGAGCTCGTCAGCCGAATCGCCGACGAGGGTCACGAAATCGCCTCGCACGGACACACACACACGCCGCTTTTCGACCTATCGCCCGACACCTTCGAGCGCGAACTGACGATGTCGTCGGACGCGATACAAGAAGCCTGCGGGCACCGGCCGGTCGGGTTCCGTGCGCCGAACTTCTCGGTTACGCGGAAGACCGAGTGGGCGTTCGAAGTACTCGAATCGAGCGACTACCGCTACGATTCGAGCGTCTTCCCGATGCGGACGCCGATGTACGGTGTCTCCAACGCGCCGCTTCGACCGTATCACGTTCCGGGGAACGACCCGTTTCGATCCTATCACGTTCCGGGGAACGCGCCGTTTCGTCCGCCGCTATCGGCTATGCCGGCGACCGACCTAGTGGAGTACCCGCTCGCCGTTACGGACACACCCGCCAGACTTCCCGTCGCCGGGGGTTTCTACGCGCGCCTACTGCCGATTCGTCTCATCGAATGGGGGATTCGCGGACTCAATCGACGCGGCATCCCGGCGACGATCTACTTCCACCCCTGGGAGTTCAACCCCGCCGTAAGGACGCCGGAACCGTCGCTCCCGAAACGGTTCGTCAGCTTCCACGGCATCGAGGGCACGGCCGCAAAACTAGAGCGGTTGCTTCGGACGTTCGAGTTCGGAACGATACGCGACGAACTCGACGCTTCAGAGGGTAACGACCTGCAGACGACCGCGACCGAAGAGTACGCATGAGCGACTCACGAACGACACGCACGGCGAACGAAGAACCGACTATCGAACGTTGCGCCGACTCGACGGCGTGGAATCGATTCGTCGAACGCGTCGACGGACCGCCGTTCGCGCTGTGGGCGTGGGGGGACGCCGCCGAGGCGTACGGCCACGACCGGTGGTATCTCGTCGCCCGCGAGGGCGGTGATATCGTCGCCGCCCTCCCACTCGTCCACATGTCGAGCAGGCTGTTCGGCTCGAAACTCGTCTCGCCGCCGTACGGCGAGCGCGGGTCGGTGCTGCTCAGCGACGACTCCGACGCCGCAACGGACCGCGCTGTCGACCGTCTGCTCGAACGGACACGGGCGCTCGCGAATGCGCTCGGCGTCGAGTTCGTCAGCCTTCGAGGGAGTCGCGTCAGCGGCCTCTCGGGGTTCGAGCACAGGAGGCGGTTTGTCACGTTCCAACTCCCGCTGGAGTCTCCGGAGACGATCTGGGACGGAATCAAGGACAGCCGACAGCGTCAGGTTGCACAGGCCGAAGACGCCGAACTCACCTACCGAGAAGGTAACTCGCTTTCGGACCTCGAAGCGTACTACCGGTTGTCGCTGCGGTCGATGCGCGGGCACGGAACGCCGCCGCACTCGTTCGCGTTTCACCGGACGCTCTGGGAGGAACTCGGTGAGGACAACGTCCACCTCGGGATGGTCGAACGGAACGGCGAGTTGATAAACGCGATTCTGGACTTCTCGCTCGGGTCGACCGTCTATCAGTGGGGCGTCGTCAACGATTACGAGTACCGCGATCTGAACGGAGGGAGCCTCGCACTCTGGAAGTCGCTCGAATGGGCCAGCGAGGCGGGACACGAGACGTACGAGTTCGGTCGAACCCGCGAAGGGTCGGGCGTCTACCTGTTCAAGAAGAGCTTCGGGGGACAGAAGACGTGGTACGACGACTACCACTACTTCCCGACCGGAACTGGCGAACTTCCGCACCCCGACGACGACACGTACGACCGGGCGAAGGAGCTCTGGCAGCGACTGCCGATTCCGGTGACGCAGTACGTCGGCCCGCGGATTCGGGGGAAGATAAGCCTGTGAGCCGTAGAACCGCAGACGACCGACCGATAGAGAACCACTAACAGATGGATTCACCAGAAGAGCGAATCTCGACAGCACGGGAAACGACACGAAACCACTCAGCGCCGACAGTACGTCGACAGGAGAGCGACGAACTCCCGGTCTCAGTGTGCATCACGACGAAGAACAACGCCGACACCATCGGCCGATGTCTCGAGAGTGTCAGCGAATGGACCGACGAGATCGTCGTCGTGGACACCGAGAGTACCGACGGGACGGTTGAAATATGCGAATCGTACGGTGCCATGGTGTATCAGCACGAGTTCGAGGGATTCGCGCAGATAAAGACCACGGCGATAAACCACGCCGAGAACGACTGGGTGTTCGTCTTGGACGCCGACGAGGAGATTCCGAATGCACTGCGCGAAGAGATCTTCCGCGAGTTCGGTGCTCCTGGCATCGTCGCGTTCAGAATGCGGAAACGCGAGCACATGCTCGGAGCGAGAACGCATCAGTACCACTTCAGACGGCCGTACCTCGCCCGTAAAGATGTCCTCTACTACCAGCAGGACTTCATCTGGGAGCGTCTCTCGGTCAAAGACGAGTTCGAGGGGCGAACGCGAGACCTCTCGAACAGCATCGAACACTATCGGTTCGAGCGCACTTCGGAGATGGAGCGAAAGATTCAGCAGTACAGCGCTTTAGAGGCGATTCAAATCGTCGAATCGGATAAACGCGACGGGGCGCTCGCACTGCTCGGCCGAGGGCTCGCGGTCGCGGC
This genomic stretch from Haloprofundus salilacus harbors:
- a CDS encoding YqjF family protein, with the translated sequence MVLLLAMGWRHLLFENWRVDPARLADHLPESLAVDEHDGSGWLSVVPFTNVNVRPKGLPRWAGLPLPELNLRTYVTRDGEPAVYFFSLDAQGVLSVLGARAFHHLPYYYARISLELDDDCVRFRSRRLHPGDRPAHYRATYRPTGEPFSSADDPLAEFLVERYRFYTEAPDGTVRYTDVDHDSWTLYPADATVETETLFRANGFARPEGEPIRYYSPGLDVVASPSARLPDSERLRTD
- a CDS encoding S8 family peptidase codes for the protein MIQHNRRTFLKLTSTALGGLALGAGTAAGATGADERFLVDLREVSASEIPDDVEIIHDLSAVDLLVARGDAAAVGGAAATTPDVTVYQANGGVAAEKTGPKASGDGASHNHDGPATNTELQWDKRVQNVSDLTDKPGDGTPIHDVTKGAGTRVAVVDSGVYNVHPDLVDVVNEELSANFTTDGLDFRPNGAGSHGTHVAGIVAATNSNDGPAGGVLGTAPETELLSLRVFSGVEGATGDTLAALVYAAEQGCDAANISLGYPYPYVDPEEFPVLLAIREAYRRVAEYARSQEMVIVNSAGNDGLDMDAEGILSLPTEVEGIFGVSATGPIGYGWGDKHDDNEEKWLTGDRLEEETTDPAFYTNYGSAVDVSAAGGDADLDALNGGVKGAERDLVFSTVNIVEEDGSVVSGYGWKAGTSMAAPQVSAAVALVRSLRPDASAEEVESLIMETASSAEGGETYHGAGHLDLKRLVKAAE
- a CDS encoding S1C family serine protease, producing MFDPKSSRRRFVQTTAAGVCGSAVVGTHTRTANSQQQPSPVSNVTEAQAATVRIQAQGTYTYPDENLSAQTAESVGGGTGFFVDPSGIAVTNNHVVTGAGSLVVFVGGDDSRQESARVLGVSECSDLAVIEVSGGGYPYFEWFDGRVSPGLPVSAVGYPVGPDGTQQYQFSEGSIASEARPLSTTWASVDEMIQHSAVIRPGSSGGPLLHGRTARVVGVNYAGSTELDTYLAISSASARGITAQLRTGRDVESIGVNGLAVLNQEGSISGVWAVGVEPGGPASDAGVQAGDILTQLQGVSLGLDGTMSSYCQVLRSHTPGDVMSVQVLRYETGELLAGELNGRPLEPIAGSSPGDDSANLTSGDGYSGYEDIVDATGAIAVTVPTEWADRDLRPLEVGPSITASTDVQSFNQTFDVPGVFFVASSGLGTDPAGILQQLAVQGCTSEQPQSYDDGYYTGLSQIQRSCGGGETVLANIGATSPDDSYGVGVQVQIVEERDFEALDTIILSFRAIDEAKVP
- a CDS encoding DUF7261 family protein, translated to MGRRERLRSVDGGVRRRDSRGEPVANGGNVERALDRAVHASAARYDGEYAWDERAAAVDAFNETFDGYVDGIESSRVERGVVYWVTANATAGTQWAETNCPRGPNREFGPCESVGDIVVQERAGDAVVVAVSLDVRVTTDCGRIEMTRVVTV
- a CDS encoding glycosyltransferase family 2 protein; its protein translation is MSPRGAYALGVVMGESEERHLLRILAHAVQQGCPLFSVRRDGSILHAIGSDDDPIEVHLQTGSPVADAETARETLVELARTYGLRGLVVQTDPTMRIDFDASFDALEAGDEFVVEAQAAEAETLEAPVVVGIPAYNEEHAVGSIVAEAREYADIVVVVDDGSVDETAERAAEAGAVVVEHPENRGYGAALRTLFEEGKRRNASSLVVLDADGQHSPCDIKRLLRQQEECGADIVIGSRFTGTVESDIPLYRRFGIWVINVLTNVGLGGFRKENRISDTQSGFRAYGAKALQTLADDETLGSNMRASTDILFHAREQGHRIDEVGVRVRYDLEDTYTENPISHGYSVVRGVLPLIERERPLTTVGVPGFVSTFVGLSLGFWSVFEYGQSGQFPIEVVFVSLVLLLVGFVGGVVAIVHQSLREAEIR
- a CDS encoding DUF1616 domain-containing protein, translated to MSRENAGDAEKRSDWRSRAGRLRRRFAVAVRSISATNVVIAAALVFSVGTVAYSVGTDAQGDQYTELYVLNDSADGQSMASTYPDELVVGEPTRLLAGVENHEGTTQPYTLVVQLQRVDAGSDSASEPVVSETQLVGQFDRSVDPGERWQISHRVVPDQRVSGERVRLTYLLYRGDAPQQPTVENAYRAAHIWVSVSDD
- a CDS encoding polysaccharide deacetylase family protein encodes the protein MNIHAHPTNILSFDVEHWHSATLLDGTVDSPVDRIETSTQIVLDVLRRYDVRATFFIVGKVAEQYPELVSRIADEGHEIASHGHTHTPLFDLSPDTFERELTMSSDAIQEACGHRPVGFRAPNFSVTRKTEWAFEVLESSDYRYDSSVFPMRTPMYGVSNAPLRPYHVPGNDPFRSYHVPGNAPFRPPLSAMPATDLVEYPLAVTDTPARLPVAGGFYARLLPIRLIEWGIRGLNRRGIPATIYFHPWEFNPAVRTPEPSLPKRFVSFHGIEGTAAKLERLLRTFEFGTIRDELDASEGNDLQTTATEEYA
- a CDS encoding GNAT family N-acetyltransferase gives rise to the protein MSDSRTTRTANEEPTIERCADSTAWNRFVERVDGPPFALWAWGDAAEAYGHDRWYLVAREGGDIVAALPLVHMSSRLFGSKLVSPPYGERGSVLLSDDSDAATDRAVDRLLERTRALANALGVEFVSLRGSRVSGLSGFEHRRRFVTFQLPLESPETIWDGIKDSRQRQVAQAEDAELTYREGNSLSDLEAYYRLSLRSMRGHGTPPHSFAFHRTLWEELGEDNVHLGMVERNGELINAILDFSLGSTVYQWGVVNDYEYRDLNGGSLALWKSLEWASEAGHETYEFGRTREGSGVYLFKKSFGGQKTWYDDYHYFPTGTGELPHPDDDTYDRAKELWQRLPIPVTQYVGPRIRGKISL
- a CDS encoding glycosyltransferase family 2 protein, whose protein sequence is MDSPEERISTARETTRNHSAPTVRRQESDELPVSVCITTKNNADTIGRCLESVSEWTDEIVVVDTESTDGTVEICESYGAMVYQHEFEGFAQIKTTAINHAENDWVFVLDADEEIPNALREEIFREFGAPGIVAFRMRKREHMLGARTHQYHFRRPYLARKDVLYYQQDFIWERLSVKDEFEGRTRDLSNSIEHYRFERTSEMERKIQQYSALEAIQIVESDKRDGALALLGRGLAVAASRLVVDKAVLDGYRGVFIAFMEFYQLAVAYPKIRDIYRLQEEHPENWREIWLEEECQR